A DNA window from Setaria viridis chromosome 2, Setaria_viridis_v4.0, whole genome shotgun sequence contains the following coding sequences:
- the LOC117842875 gene encoding uncharacterized protein, translated as MGLCLSSGAVGDAARAAAAGAPRDTALVLLPTGELREYPRPATAARVLEDASASNDGGGWFLCDADRMGFEGPVAAVGADEELRAGQIYFVLPAGARRRGLSREEVAALAVRASAALSRASAAAANGSGSGRRRRGAVAPLVFAPPEEEHQELERTSSYKVAPPQPKRRPAARPGRRLERFASDLTAIPECEMSSE; from the coding sequence ATGGGGCTGTGCCTGTCGAGCGGCGCGGTGGGCGACGCcgccagggcggcggcggctggcgcgccGAGGGACACCGCCCTCGTGCTGCTGCCCACCGGGGAGCTGCGTGAGTACCCGcgcccggcgacggcggcgcgggtgctGGAGGACGCTTCCGCCTCCAATGACGGCGGCGGGTGGTTCCTGTGCGACGCGGACCGGATGGGGTTCGAGGGCCCCGTGGCGGCCGTGGGCGCGGACGAGGAGCTCCGCGCGGGGCAGATCTACTTCGTGCTCCCCGccggggcgcgccgccgcgggctcaGCCGCGAGGAggtcgccgcgctcgccgtaagggcctccgccgcgctctccagggcctccgccgccgccgccaacggatCGGGttcggggaggcggaggcgcggcgccGTCGCGCCCCTCGTCTtcgcgccgccggaggaggagcacCAGGAGCTTGAGCGGACCTCCTCTTACAaggtggcgccgccgcagccgaagCGGCGCCCGGCGGCCCGCCCGGGAAGGCGGCTCGAGCGGTTCGCTTCGGATCTCACGGCGATCCCCGAGTGCGAGATGAGCAGTGAGTAG